The region GATTTATTTATTGGTGGCGGATTTACAAAAGGAATGCCAACGGGGCACGTTAAATTTTATTCGCCTTAGTCCCCAGTCCGAGGGTAGTTTTATCTGGGGCAAAATCCTCGGAGTGCCCAGTTTGTTGTATGGATTTTTGCTCACCCTGTTGCCTCTCCATATGATTGCCGCTGGGGGGGCGGGTGTTTCTTTGTTTCTGCTGGCAGGTTACTACGTTGTAGTGCTGGTGGGGGCCAGCTTCTTTTTCCACATTGCCCTCTGGATTGGTTTAAGCAGTAATGCAAAAAGTTATTCTCTTTCTAAAAGTGCGGCGATCGCCGGCTTATGTGCGGTGGGGACGCTAATTGGCACGGTCGTGATCATGCAAGACAATGATTGGGAGCCATTTTTCCTCTCTTGGTTATCTCTGTTTTACCCCGGTAAAGCTCTAATTTATTTAGTCCGCTCCACTTTTTTGTCCATACCCACCGTTGGTTACCTCGGCCCCAATGAACTGGATCAATTGCGCTGGTATGGCTGGGATTTATTCCGGTCGGCTCCCCTGGGCATGGGATTTATGGTGGCGAATTTTGCAGTGGGAACCTATTGGATAGCCCAAGTATTACGCCGTCGCTTCCGCCGTCCCCTCAGTACGGCCTGGAGCAAGCCCCAAAGCTTAGGGGTAACCCTGTCCCTGGTGGCGATCGCCAATGGCTTTTTACTCCAAAGCTATGACAAAAGCGACTATCTCGATTTTCTCTTATTGAACCTGGGTAGCTGGCAATTGACCCTTTGTTGCTTCTTTTTGGGGTTGACCCTGGCCCTATGCCCCCAAATTAACTATTTACGGGATTGGAGTCGTTATCGTCACGAAGCCCCCCGACATTACCGCACCTGGAGCTGGCAAAATCTGGTATCTGACCATAGTCCTCCCCAAGGGGTGATCGCCATTAATCTTTGCCTCACCGCCCTTTTAACGTTGCCCATGGTGTTATTGTTGCCCTGGCTTGCTCCAGCACCGGTCGGGGTGACCATTCCCCTGGGGAGCATAGTGGTGGCCTTGGCCATGGGTCTGTTGTGGAATTTTACCTTCGCTTCCCTCATCCAGTGGAGTCTGCTAAGAATGCGTTTTTCCCGTCTGCTGGTGTTGATTTTATCGGTGGTGGTGATGGTAGTTCTCCCCCTGGCGATCGCCATTGGCGCGGGCATTAAGGAAAGCGTCGTTATGTGGTTTAGTCCCCTGCCTTCCATTGCCCTGGTGGAAGGAATTAACGTTCAAACGCCCCTCTTTTTCCTCACAGTCCTCAGCCAAACAGTGGTGATTGTGGCCAGCACCTGGCAGTTTAATCGCTACGTCCAACGTCTCGGGCGATCGGAAAGCCAGCAATATTTTGCCCCGGTTCAGCCGGAGTGAGAAAGGGCAAAAGTCCATAGCTAATCAACTACAACGCGACCTGCCATCACCATGACCACGCCTCTCGATAAAAAATCAACCATTGCAGACATCCGCTCCCGTTTTGATAAAGATGTGGCGCGTTTTTCTTCCCTTGAAACTGGCCAGGCAACAACCATTGACGCTCCCCTCGCCATGGCCCTAATTACCGAGGCGGCCATCTCCTGTACTAAAAATATCCGCCATGTACTAGATATTGGTTGTGGTGCTGGCAACAATACAATTCGACTGCGTCAATCCACCAATCAGGATTTCAATGTTGATTTACTTGATCTAAGCGCCCCCATGCTGATCAAAGCGGCGGAACGTATCCAACAATTAAACGGAGGTGCAGTGCGTACCCTACAGGGGGATTTTCGCTTAGTAAGCCTGCCAAATTCGACCTATGATGTGATTATTGCAGCGGCAGTGTTGCACCATTTAAGGGATGACGAAGACTGGTTACAAGCTTTTCAGAAAATTTACGATTTACTTGCCC is a window of Synechocystis sp. PCC 7338 DNA encoding:
- a CDS encoding class I SAM-dependent methyltransferase; this encodes MTTPLDKKSTIADIRSRFDKDVARFSSLETGQATTIDAPLAMALITEAAISCTKNIRHVLDIGCGAGNNTIRLRQSTNQDFNVDLLDLSAPMLIKAAERIQQLNGGAVRTLQGDFRLVSLPNSTYDVIIAAAVLHHLRDDEDWLQAFQKIYDLLAPGGSVWITDLVFHEQPAVQAMMWDQYGDYLVSLGGAEYREKVFSYIDREDSPRPVTYQIDLLRSVGFDTVDILHKNSCFAAFGAVKCGQ